The genomic segment CCATCATCACCAAGATGACCCTCACCCAGGTGTCCACCTGGTTCGCCAACGCGCGCCGGCGCCTCAAGAAGGAGAACAAGATGACGTGGACGCCACGGAACCGCAgcgaggacgaggaggaggaggagaacatTGATCTGGAGAAGAACGACGAGGATGAGCCCCAGAAGCCCGAGGACAAGGGCGACCCCGAGGGCCCCGAAGCAGGTTGGTGGACGCGGGAAAGGGTGTGTGGAGCCAAACAGGGGCCTGGAGAGGGGGCGCCCAAGGCCTGGAGATTGGGGACAGGGCCTTTTGCCTTTGCGGGTGGGGACCTGTGGCCTCCGTGCCTCTGACCGCCTGGGTTTCACCCGCAGGAGGAGCAGAGCAAAAGGCGGTTTCAGGCTGTGAACGGCTGCAGGGGCCGCCCACCCCTGCCGGCAAGGAGACCGAGGGCAGCCTCAGCGACTCGGATTTTAAGGAGCCGCCATCCGAGGGTCGCCTCGACGCGCTGCCCGGGCCCCCCCGCGCCGGTGGGCTCTCCCCGGCCGGGCCCGCGGCAGCGCGGCTGGCCGAGGACCCAGCCCCTCATTACCCCTCCGGCGCGCCGGCTCCGGGCCCGCACCCAGCCGCGGGAGAGCTGCCCCCCGGTCCCGGAGGGTCCTCGGTCATACActcgccgccaccgccgccgccgcaggCGGTGCTCGCCAAGCCCAAACTGTGGTCTCTGGCGGAGATCGCCACATCCTCGGACAAGGTCAAGGACGGGGGCGGCGGGAGCGAGGGCTCTCCGTGCCCACCATGCCCCGGGCCCGTAGCCGGGCAAGCCCTAGGAGGCAGCCGCGCCTCGCCAGCCCCGGCGCCATCGCGCTCGCCCTCGGCGCAGTGTCCCTTCCCAGGCGGGACGGTGTTGTCCCGGCCTCTCTACTACACGGCGCCCTTCTATCCTGGCTACACGAACTATGGCTCCTTCGGACACCTTCACGGCCACCCGGGGCCCGGGCCAGGCCCCACCACGGGTCCGGGCTCGCATTTCAATGGATTAAACCAGACCGTGTTGAATCGAGCGGACGCTTTGGCTAAAGACCCGAAAATGTTGCGGAGCCAGTCCCAGCTAGACCTGTGCAAAGACTCTCCCTATGAATTGAAGAAAGGTATGTCCGACATTTAACGCGGGCTGCGTCGGTCCCGGACCTtcctaatttattaaaaaaaagaaaacatggccTTGGCAGTTATTTTTCCATCAACatgagagaaaagcaaaactaCCCCTCCTACTAAAAAGTTTATAGTACATGGAGATGGATGATATAAAAATGTAGACATCTCCACACACCCACAGAAATGTCTTAACcgactgaaaaaaatttaaaaaaggatttgTATTAAATCTTATTCTGTATATTTAATGTAgcatttttgtatttaaattgaTAATTCAATATCTTTGAAGTAAATTATGAAATTAAGACACCTGTACAGGCATTTAATGttttttttgtaatataaatatatacatttgtgtTTCGCCCAAAACTGTTTCATAGTTTAAAAATAcaagtttaatttaatttttttacaccTATTGATTTTTTCTGGGTATGAGCTAAAGTATTATTACAGAAAGGAAACAGGTTATATACTCTTAgatttgaaaagtaaaagaaactgCAGCCGCCTTtgtaaaatgcaaaatatttaattaaaagagATTTTAACATAATCAGAGCCACTCATTACTTGTTAGAAGCCTCAATAAACTGTCCATCGCCCTGGACAAAAGATGCAACCTGCAACTTTTTTTCGAAGTGGGGAATGAAAGGTTCCACCGAACCCAGTTTGCCAGCGGGAAACCGTAATTAGGCTTCGAGCTCCAGGGAACCTGGCCCTGCCCGGAATGCAAATTTGGATCACTGATGCGGGCTGCTGTGGGGGGTGATtggaccctggaggagggacGAGAGAGACCCAAGTGTGTGCCCAGAAGGGAGAAGAGATGGCAAAGCCAGTTAGAGACACGCACCACCCGAGCTCCAACGCTTAACCTAATTACTTCCAATCAGTGTCGTGTTTTATGCAAAGCAATCAGCTGGTGAACTTTGCTAATGAGTTCGATTTTATGCCGGATTTAGCCCTTATTACTATTTCAAAGGTGCTCTGGGCTAATGCGGGCGGGAAGCAGTTGGGGGATGCCAAGGAGAAGGCTTTCCCAAGTCACTGTCGTCTCTACCTCTTCAAAACTGGGCATTGATCTCTTCGCTGGATTTCATTAAATTAGTAAATGTTCCATCCGCGACCGTGCGGGTGGTAGGCGGCCGGGTAGATTCCCCGCGCAGCCGCGGGGCTGGGGCCGCGGGACCAGCGAGGGGACGGTTCCCCCCTTTCACAGGTAGGTGTCACACTTGTCCTGAATTACAAGCCTGCACTTTGCAGAGTAGGAGATTGGCGAGAGAGGGGGCGGAAGTGGGGGAGGGAGCACCACAGGCGTTTAGGGAAGGAAGGGGAGCCCTGGATGGACCAGAAGagtcccccgccccaccccacggACCCCCTTTTTGGACAAGAGGCATTCAGCAGTTAAAGGACATTTGCCTAGATAATGAGGCCGTTGTGGATTTGATCAGGCTTGTCGTCACCTTAGCACGTCTCCCATCGCTCATTCAAGAGTCTCGAGTAGCTGCAAAAGTATTTCTGaggttttattttctccatttaatCCCGCACATTTCATCTCAAAACGAAGTCAGGTCGGGTCTCAGCCCCAAACGAGGAAGAGAAACCGCCCTGCGCCCGAGGCCCGCTAGCGCTGTTGGTGCTCCAGTCTCCATTTTGCGCTGGAGATGGAGAACCGCGGACGTGTGGAATTTCGTGGGAAATTTTCACTGGTCGGGGAAGGGGAGGCTTTAGGGCAAAAACATAACGCCAGCGAGGGAAATTAATTTGCTCTATTAAACCCAAGCCTCTGAGTGTAGAGAGAATGTGTTTGCACATAACACCAGTTTAATTAGGCTAAATCAAAATGCACATATTTGCATTTCTACTCAAGACTACTTTAACCCTACTTGATTTTTTAAACACCGCCCAAACTTTCACCGGAGTTTTTACTTttgctactttttctttttcctttaaacctGCAACGGGGCTCTTTTAGCTTATTCGAATTTAAACAAGTTTGAAACCAGCATTGTCCAGATGTTTTGGCGAATGGCAGTGGACTTCAGAGTTTAAATTAGTGAGAAAATTCACTCAGGGAAAATGGTTTCAAACTTGGAAGTGTGAATGATTAAATATGCATGAGACGATCGTATTTTACTTTGTCCCTTTaattataaatgattttttaaaaacaattgaaTTCCAGAGATGACTTGCCCTACCCCCCGCGCTCCAATCCCCTCCACCCACAACCACCCCCCGCACACACAGCCCGGTTCACAATCAGCTTTTTCCCCCCTGTTGAATATGTAACCCCAGGAATCACCTTCTCTTCTAAAAAAGTCAGAAGAATAGGCCAGTCCAGTTTAAGGACGACATCAACTCTGCGGGATTTGGAAGCACTGGCCCTAAACCCTGCCCAacgattttaaaaagaaaattacaggcctcCTTGTGTTCCCGGGAATATGCAAATAGCGAGGCGCGGGCCTCCCGGGTCTGATTGCCGAGGCTCGGGGCTGGGAGCCGAATGCCCGCGGGGGCTGCCTGGGAACGGGAACCGCGCACCGGGGAGCCCGCGGCATTTTCCCCCAACGAGGGGCTGCGGGAAGCGCCTCCAGCTGGGCAGCGAAACCGCCAGAGGTTGGAAGGCTGATGCCCAAATTCGCTGTCCCCTGCCTGCATCCCTCCTGCCCTGGCCTCTAGAGTTTTCTTTACGTACTTTGCCCTAAGTACAAGCCCCGAATTAAGTTTAGGGTTTTCTCCTTTCCAGAGCTGGGGTTCGCTGACCAATGTTTTTTCTGGTGTGTAGAGACTTTTCAGTTTGGGGGCTGCCTGCCGGGCGGATCGAGGTATGTGCGGTTAAGACAGTCTCCCGCGTTTAATCTCAGAAGTAGTGGCTTGTCTGTAAGGTTCCAAGTCCCTCCTAGAGGCTCTGAGCCTCTGCTTGGCCACATCTTGGGCCGTGTCGAAGGCGATGCTCTTTGCaagggggggtggggcggggagggcaggggggaAACCTTCCGGCCTGTGCCGGAGGTTTGTTCGCACACTTGAACTGGGGCGCGCAAATTACGCGATACGAAGCAGCGCCTAAAACACCTCGTTGCGGGGGTTGCGCGGCATTTGCCACCTGCGCTTGGCTGCGCTGGTTCCAGTGCCTAAACAGAGGCTAGCCTGACACTGAGGGTGACTAGGAGTCGCTGCATCTCGCAAAAGAGTTGCTGAGTCCAGCAACAGAGGCCGCGGGATCACTGAGTGGGGTCCCTGCAGTCAGCCCCCGCCACCCTTACCCAGGGAGCTCCAAACCAGAGACCCGCTGGGTTTCTTCCCCTTTCCCCCTCTGTGCGCGGCAGAATCAGCTTCTGGGATTTGGGGTGACAAGCCAACAGCCCAGTCAGTCCCcgagggctcagagaggttgaggcTGCAGAAAGGGCCCCTTTTCTTCCCCACTCCTCGGATCCGGGGACCAGTGCCCGAAGTGTTGTTCTTAGGCCTAGGTGAGGAGCCTTCATCGAGGCCTCCTGGTTGCAAACCCCTCGGGGCCCTCTCATTTCCCCTGAGATGTACGCAGCTCTTGGAACCTGGAAGATTGAGGGGCTGGGGTAAGGTGGTCGTGCGTGCGGTTTCAGAACGGGTGGTGCCAACCAGCCCACCTGTCCCGCCTCACAAGCTGCCAACCCCGGGCAGAGACACGAAATAACGCCCTTGCAAAGCGCCCAAACTGAAAGGAATGTGCCTGCGCTCCCAAGAGGGAGACACAGGCGGATGCAGTTCAGGAAGGGCGCCGCCTACTGGTCCCCGAGCGCGCTGCGGCTCGCAGAGAGAAGAAGTTAGGCGACACCCGGCCAtgccccctcctcaccccccgcccacccccgccGCTGGGTCCTTAGCTCTGGACCCCAAGAGGGTCAAATGTAAACTCCCCCGCCATCCCACTCGCTCCGGCGTGGGACCCAGAACCTAGTTAACACTGGGGATTCGGGAAGCAGGGCCTGCGACCAAAAGAGGATTAACCCTGCAGATGCCTGCCAAGGCTGGGGCACAGTCTTTACAAACCAGCGGCAGGCAGTTGAGCAATCGGCGGGCGGCCGGAGCAGCCTGCTGGTGGGGGCCGCCGCCCGCGCAGCCCGGGCATTTCGGGTGCTCCCGCTCGGCTTTAGGGGCACGCATTCCGTTTCTGCGGGCCTTCCCATGCCCTGCCTCTGGGCCCCCGCACAGTTTTTTATTTGCGGTTTGGCATGTACTGGGGTCTACCATGCAGCCGCGGCCCCCAAAGATCATTTCTATCTTTTGGCCTGTGGGTTAGACATCTTTGCTGCTAAAACTACCCTCAAATTCTTCAAACCCGGTTTAGAGCGAATCTTTGATGAGGCCGGCGTGGCAAAGCTGGAGGTGCTCACCTGGACATGCCCTCTACCCCTCCTGAAGGTGTCCCCTGATCTCCCCTCGGGCCAGGACGTTGGAGGACAGCGGGAGGCGCGCCCTCTGTTTGGCTCTTCGCATTCCTTTGCCTCTCGGCCGCCGAATAGGAGGGAAATCGGCCGGACCTGGAACTTGCCCCCTGCTCTTCCCCCTAAACTGGCCAAAGCTGCCGGACTGTCCGTAGACCCACCCCGCGGGTCTCCCTTTTGGACCAGGCCGGAGCGGTTCTTCTTTTCGTTTTCGCTCTAAATGCGACTTGGGTCCCAGGCACCAGGTGGGGCCCAGGTTGTGGCCTAACACGATCGCCTCGGGGGCCGGGAGGCAGCTCCGGCTGTACACCCCGCCCTAGCCGGAGCCCCTCCGGGCCGTTGGGGATCTCTGGCCTCCAATCGGCCTCAAGCCCCAACCCAAGGTCCCCAAGGCCTCCCTCCGGGCCGCGCTCGTTTCCGGCGCCCGGAGGAGCCCGGCGCTCCCAGACGCCACTTTTCCCAgtgaaatttgcttttatttgctcCGAGCAAACCCCGGGCTCTCAGTGCTCCCGCCTGATGGATGCAAATGTAAATGTGCACTTATTTAATTGGATCAGGCCCCAAGATAAAAGAGATAAACGGCTACCCGTTTGCTAACTTATTTTCCGAGGCAGCGCCGCGTGGAGGGGAAGCTAATGAAGGAGGGGCGCGTCGCCGGGCGCTCGAGCTCTCCGCGGCCGTGCGCGCTGGTCAGTCGGTTCGGTGGACCGCGGCTCCTCGTCCATCTCCCCTGCCCGCCGGGTAGGATCCGCTTGGTACCTTCTGTGCACCAGGACCGGAAAGTGAGAAGGCGCGGCTTTGGCTTCGCGCTTGCAAATACCCAACCATTCGCCACAGTGTTCTGAGGTTTGTTCCCCTCTCCTTTCATACCGAACTCCCTATACTGGAGTCCTACTGGCCAGGCCCATTCGATGGAAAAATCCtttcctgctcccctccccaggcgTCATCTTTCACCCCATGTGGCTAGGGCCGTGAAAAAGGCCAGGCGtgtcccccacctccagccaccAGTGTCCCGTGGAGCCGTCCTCCAGGCGCGGAGAGCCTCTTCTCTGTTCCCAGACGGCTCTCTTGTTGATCCGGGGATTTCTTTCAGGACTGGCATGGACACACCCTCTCCCCAATAAAGTATGCCCCCAATACACATAACCCTTCCATGGTTTCAAAGGGTCGCCGAACCCCGACATCCAGACTGCATGAGGGGAAAGGGCTACCTGGTTCTCCCCTCCCCTGGGCGAGAGTtcagaacttcagcatcagtacgtCTGTCTCCTTAACCCTCGGAGAAGTTCGTTACCCGATTTTGATCCTCGGTGTTTCCAACAGTTTCTTTTCTGTTCAGAAGGTTGAGGAGCAGGTAGAGGTGGGTGAGGGCAAAAGGGCGGCTGAGACAGACTTCGGAGGATGGGTGCAAAAGAGCTGGGAAAAGGGGGCGCCCTAGGCCGAGACACTCGCCAGGTAGCCGTCGCAAGCtaggctgggcagggctgggcctggTGAGGGCCGGCTGGTCCGGGCGGCCCGGCCGCGCCCCGTTCCCAGTGCGCTGATGGATTGGCTTGTCAGGAGAGCTCTGTGCGCGGAGCCCATCAGAAAGCACTTACCTCGCTAAACTGAAATTACTGTCTTTTCAGGGGCTAATTTGTGTAACTCCCATGGAGGGGCTTGGAGGGGGTTTGATGAGGCATAAAATGATGATTAATGAATTTATTGGCCGCTGCTCATCAAACAAGGGCTGGAGAGCTCTGGTGCGCACCAGCGGCCTGTCGGAGGCGCTCCACACAGCTGGGGTTCTACCTCAGAGGATTCAGCGTCTTCAAGGATTTCTATATGCATCCAGCCCTGGCCCTGGGcgctttcctttcctttagccACCTTTTGCTGACCAGCCTTGTATTTGGGATGTGGGCTCCAGCCATTCCACCATCCCAGCAGGCTATAGGCTGTAGTGTGGGGTGGTAGGGGGGCCGGGAGGGACTCCTGTGGCAGCAGGCTCAGAGGTGGACAGCgctgctccagtattctagaaGCCAGGACTTGAGCGTGACCAGGGCACCCCAGGCAGTATGGAGATGTAGGCTGTTGTCCAGAGGCATTATAGCTTACTGGTTGGGCCCTTTGGCCTTGGTGACTCAATTCTACGTCTGCAATTTAATAAGCTGTGTGTCCCTAGGCAGATCACATAACGTCTCTGAACCTCAATGGCCCCTTCTGTACAATGGCCTGTACCACCTGTTTTGTGAGGGTTCTAATGGGTGGCATGTGGTCATCCTTTGATAGAGTTATTATGGTCATACTCTCTTAAGACCTCACTTCACTGAAGGTGCTAGCGGAGGCCTGAGggtagaggagggagggaggaagacttGAGGCTTTGGGTTCTGACTTGGGGAAAATCCTGCCAGCATGGCTGGTATCCTGTAGcactcttcccttccccacctccctggcATCTGTATATTACTCTCTAGAACTTGATTAAGGGGGGCAGTGGGGAGCCTGAGAAGGCAGCTCTGACCTTTGGGAGCTGACTAGAACTGGCTTGGGATCCCCTACAGGGGCAGAATTGAATTTCCGGTTAGCCCACACGACTGTTCACAGCTGTTCTGATTCATACATAACCCACCCTTTCTCTACAGGCTCCTATCTTTGGGAGTGTGTCCTGAGGGCCTTTTGGCTACTTCCTCTATCTGAATAAAAAATCTGTAGCCCATAAACATATAAACTCAGCTTGGAGTCTTTGCCTCCCCTACCTACCTGTACCCTACACAGCGCCCCGCCCACATCTCCCAACAACAGGCTCTGCCTTTGTCTCCCCAGGACTTGCTGCCCTGCTGAAGCAGCACATGGGAAGCCCTTGGCATCGACCAATCCAGTGGAAAGCTTAGGCTGGCCTCCATATTAGTGCAGCTCCACTTAAATCCTTACCTTCTCTCTCTCCAGCATACATTAATTGAGCATCTATAATGTGCCAAATACATTGTTCTAGGTGATGACGATGCAGCGAGCAACAAAGCAaagtccctgccctcctggagcttacattttagagagaaggacagaaagtaaacaaataagtGTGATAATGGCTAATCACCATTTCCAGGTGATgagcattaggaaaaaaaattaaggcaagGCAGTCTGGGAAGCATCGCCTGGGAGGGGGCACTTGAGTGGATAAGCTGGGGGAATGGGTGCCTGTGCATGCAttttcattcagttgtgtctgactctttgtgaccccatggactgtagcctgccaggctcctctatctatgggatttcccaagcaagaatactggaatgggttgccatttcctcctccaggggatcttcctgatccaggatcaaactcaagtctcctaaatctcttgcattggcaggtggattctttaccactgaaccacctgaaaAGGACAGGCAGATAATCGGAGGGAGAGACTTCCAGGCAGAAGGCATAGCAGGTGCAAAGATCCTGAGGTAGGAGCAAGTTTGAGCAACAGCAATAAAACTTTTGAGGGAGGGAATTAGACCAAGGCAAAGCCAGGTTCACATTATATGGGGCCTCATAGGTCCATGTGAGATTTTTTGGATTTTATGATGACAGAGAGGGAggaagtgggagagggaaggTTTTCAGGCGAGAGATAGGATCTAAGTTATGTTTTGAAGGCATCCCCAGGTATGAGGAGCTGAGACTCTGGAAGGGGAAGAGTAGACCCAAGGACCAGTTAAGAAGCTGATGGAGAATTTtagggggaggtgatggaattcagtctTGGACCAGCATGGTAGCCAGGGAAATGGAAGCAGTCAGGTTTGGGCGATAATTTGAAGGAAGGGTCAACAAGGTTTGCTGGTGGGTTGGATCTATAAACACTCTTGGGAACAAGAGAAATGGAATTCTGGGTGCCTTCAAGAATTTGAACCTGAAAACGCTGAGGCATGGAGTTGCCATTTGCTGAGGTGGCCACCAGTAAGGAAGGAGCagggatttgtttttttttcagagaagggGAAGTAAGATACTCCCTTGACCTGACAGCCAAATCCTTTGGCCCAAAGGAGTTGCTCTTAACACGCTGGCAATCCAGTGGCAAAGGACTTGGTGTCCGGGCCAAACCCTGAAGTGAACAGATCGTACCTCCTGAAACCAGAGATCTCAGAACTCTCTAGTTCAGTTCTCTTTttattcctgtcttttttttccttttctttcttttttttttttaatcagtggagaaactgaggtttagaaagtgaaaatgacttgcccaagctcACATAGTGAGTTTACGTGTGCAcgtgtgctaggtcgcttcagttgtgtccagctctttgtgatcctatggtgAACcctccaggcccttctgtccatgggattctccaggcaagaatactggagtgggttgccttgccctcctccaggggatcttcccaaccccagggatcaaacccttgtctcttacctctcttgcactggcagcaggttctttaccactagcaccacctgggaagccccactgagtCTATAGGCAGAACCAAACGGAAACCAGAGTCTCCTAACACCTAGGCTGtgttctctccctctgtctcagcCAAGCTAAGATCTCGCAGATATCTGTATTTTAACCGAGAACTCCTGGAAACAAAATGCCTTAACAGAGAGGAATGAATTTATAATGGTGGAATCTCAGACACTATGACAGGCTGTCAAGGGAGATATTTTTAGACTGGGCTGGGAAACATCTTAGCCCTCCTCCAACGCTGCTGGAGGACGGGCTGCCTCCTCAGGACTCCGGGTGTGaagtacagatgaggaaaaagctAGGAGTATGTCATCTCCCCTAGACACTCACCAGCAAGGAAGGACTAGGACTGATGCTCCTGCCAAGGAGTGTTTACTTCCCTAAATAATTGCCATCTGAAAAGATTTGCTCATTTCTCCTGTTGGAAGTAACTGCCTGCCCGCCCACAATGAACTCACATAATGCAAGCAAAAAATGAATGTGCCTTCACCCATCATTTTACAGAGCAACTTCTAGCAAACATATTTAAGTGGGGACAAGGACTTCAATCATGAGTCtttcatgcatttattttgtatttcctcttctttttaaaaacttttaaaaaattttgttcttgttgtcgtttagttgctaagtcatgtccagcttttttgtgaccctatggactgtagcccaccaggctcctctgtccatgggattttccaggcaagaatactggagtgggttgccatttccttctccatcttcttcttctttttgatgTCTCAGTCTGACTGTTTTTTGCTTCCTCCAACCCCTCAATCCTTTTCTTGAATCcttgtattttatatatggtcatcagcttggggatttttttttttcctgtaaaaacTATCAGTGGCTTTGTCCCCAAGGGAACCCACAGGCCCTTAGAAACATCATCTCAACATCTTTCAAGCAGAGTGAGACATCTGTTAGCTTTAGATTCCAAATACCCTCACAGTTCCAGAACATACCAGACACCTTCCCAGCTAACACAGTTTGACATCAGACTTACCACACAGTTGTCAtttctgagacttttttttttagctctaaaccacaagttttttttgttgttgttggttggtTGATTGGTTGGTTTTGTTTGCCTTCTATTTGTATCCAGCATCTAAATCTAAACCCTGTAGTAATAGGTGGCTCTTCCTCTAAACACTCACACGTGCAAAGATCTTCATGGCTagttgaggactgactctctTGCATCACATAAAAGAGTGAATGAGTGGTGACTTGGAGAAAAGGGCTCATTTGGAATAAACACCACCTCTTTACTCTCATGAAGAATGTGGTAGAAATTGTTGGCCTGGTTTATTTTGGCTGGTGGGGATTATTTTTTCTCTCcagatttgttttttccttcctaccttcttttaagttttttctttgaATCTGGTGGTAAATGCCTGACAACTTCTAGAAAATGTCTGAGAAGACTCCGTAGGACTCAAAATTGCAAGGAAAGAACCCTTACCTTGCTCAGTATTCCCTGAAACTTACTCATTTGAGCCCCACCTTCCCAATACTCATCATCACCTCTGACTCTTGAAACTACTATTTACAGAATAATTTCCTTCGAATTTTGTCACCGTTTCCTTATATTGAAAGGAATGTGTATACCATCACAGTCACCGAAAGCTAGTGTCCCTTGTCATCAATGGAAGACAATGATTGCAAAACTAACTAACTTAGTGAAGTTCTTGGCTGCTTGGGCTTCGAAGGCAACTGGCGTCTCTCAGGGTCTCTCGTTGTTCTAGAGGTTTCCCCCCAACCCCAGTCCTTCTGCTTTGCCCATGATTATTGGTCTcctcctccccgctccccccACCAGAAATGTGCTTACTACACTTTGAAAAATAGTAACTGCTCATTTTATAGAAATGGAAACTCAGGCCCCGAGAGGTAAAGCCATTTGCTCAAGATCATGCAGCTGGCTGGTGACAGAGCAGTCAGAGATGCCTGCTTCCTGTCCCCACCCTATTCCCCCTTGCTCTTTCCTAATTAATCCCCTGCGCTATAACCCTCagagctcccctgtccatggaattttccaggcaagaatgctggagtgggttgccatttcttcctccagggaatcttccctgggAACccttatggcttcccaggtggctcaggggggaaagaattcacctgcaatgtaagagatgcaggttccatccttgggtcaggaatatccctggaggagggcacagcaaccaactccagtattcttgcctggagaaccccatggacagaggagcctggagggccacggC from the Capra hircus breed San Clemente chromosome 18, ASM170441v1, whole genome shotgun sequence genome contains:
- the IRX5 gene encoding iroquois-class homeodomain protein IRX-5, producing MSYPQGYLYQPSASLALYSCPAYSTSVISGPRTDELGRSSSGSAFSPYAGSTAFTAPSPGYNSHLQYGADPAAAAAAAFSSYVGSPYDHTPGMAGSLGYHPYAAPLGSYPYGDPAYRKNATRDATATLKAWLNEHRKNPYPTKGEKIMLAIITKMTLTQVSTWFANARRRLKKENKMTWTPRNRSEDEEEEENIDLEKNDEDEPQKPEDKGDPEGPEAGGAEQKAVSGCERLQGPPTPAGKETEGSLSDSDFKEPPSEGRLDALPGPPRAGGLSPAGPAAARLAEDPAPHYPSGAPAPGPHPAAGELPPGPGGSSVIHSPPPPPPQAVLAKPKLWSLAEIATSSDKVKDGGGGSEGSPCPPCPGPVAGQALGGSRASPAPAPSRSPSAQCPFPGGTVLSRPLYYTAPFYPGYTNYGSFGHLHGHPGPGPGPTTGPGSHFNGLNQTVLNRADALAKDPKMLRSQSQLDLCKDSPYELKKGMSDI